A single genomic interval of Camelina sativa cultivar DH55 chromosome 11, Cs, whole genome shotgun sequence harbors:
- the LOC104724835 gene encoding uncharacterized protein LOC104724835, translating to MMSEEYQESDIIFSDQTVFPNYNQETKLSNTRNVEKSRRRRETVEKTSPVRIPTNNFRFMGWDTAEEDDDKTPPHVIIERRMKEQVAFSVCTLKGRDLSRHRNSVLRMTGFLEA from the coding sequence ATGATGTCCGAAGAATATCAAGAATCAGACATTATATTTTCCGACCAAACCGTATTCCCAAACTATAACCAAGAAACTAAACTCTCTAACACTAGAAACGTCGAGAAGAGTAGAAGACGACGGGAGACGGTGGAGAAAACATCTCCGGTGAGAATCCCGACGAATAATTTCCGGTTTATGGGATGGGACACGGCGGAGGAAGATGATGACAAGACTCCTCCACACGTTATAATCGAAAGAAGAATGAAAGAGCAAGTAGCGTTTTCGGTTTGTACTCTTAAAGGAAGAGACTTGAGCCGTCACCGGAACTCCGTTCTTAGGATGACCGGTTTTTTAGAAGCTTGA
- the LOC104724837 gene encoding 26S proteasome non-ATPase regulatory subunit 13 homolog A, with protein sequence MAALQYLESLKNAHPELGEWYNSIADLYQKKLWHQLTLKLEQFIALAVFQAGDALIQFYHNFITDFETKINLLKLAHFAGVVSRQYSEKEAAVSYLESVIEKLRATKEPRITEPIIYIETQKALFKLEQGDQKECKKILDDGKSSLDSMTDIDPSVYANFYWVSSQYHKFRQEFSDFYKSALLYLAYTSVEDLSESFKLDLAFDLSLSALLGENIYNFGELLAHPILKSILGTNVEWLYHILQAFNHGDLVQYQELCRVHNASLIAQPALVENEKKLLEKINILCLIEIIFSRPAEDRTIPLSIIAERTKLSIEDVENLLMKSLSVHLIEGIIDQVNGTVYVSWAQPRVLGIPQIKALRDQLDSWVDKVHTTLLSVEAETPDLVAA encoded by the exons ATGGCTGCTCTACAATACTTGGAATCTCTGAAAAATGCGCATCCAGAGCTCGGTGAATGGTACAATTCCATAGCAGATCTGTATCAGAAAAAGCTCTGGCATCAACTCACCCTTAAGCTCGAACAGTTCATCGCTCTCGCTGTCTTCCAG GCTGGTGATGCGTTAATTCAGTTCTATCACAATTTCATCACTGACTTTGAGACGAAGATCAATCTCCTGAAGCTTGCACATTTTGCTGGGGTGGTCTCCCGACAGTACTCTGAGAAAGAAGCTGCGGTTAGCTATCTTGAAAGCGTGATTGAGAAACTTAGAGCTACTAAAGAGCCTCGGATTACTGAGCCAATCATTTACATAGAAACGCAAAAAGCTCTATTCAAACTTGAGCAAGGTGATCAGAAGGAGTGCAAGAAAATCTTGGACGATGGAAAGAGCTCTCTTGATAGTATGACTGACATTGACCCATCGGTCTATGCCAACTTCTATTGGGTGTCTTCTCAGTACCACAAGTTCCGTCAAGAGTTTTCTGATTTTTACAAAAGTGCTCTACTTTATCTAGCATATACGTCTGTGGAAGACCTCTCAGAATCGTTTAAGCTG GATTTGGCTTTCGATTTGTCACTTTCCGCTCTACTTGGAGAAAACATCTACAACTTTGGGGAGCTGTTAGCCCATCCCATT TTGAAAAGTATCCTTGGAACAAATGTGGAATGGCTTTACCACATTCTCCAGGCATTCAACCATGGTGATTTAGTTCAGTATCAAGAACTATGCCGCGTGCACAACGCATCCTTGATTGCCCAACCAGCGCTGGTTGAGAACGAGAAGAAGCTATTGGAAAAGATTAACATTCTCTGCCTTATCGAGATCATCTTCAG CCGACCTGCTGAAGACAGGACCATTCCTTTGAGTATCATTGCTGAGCGAACTAAACTTTCCATTGAAGATGTTGAGAACCTTCTCATGAAGAGCCTTTCT GTGCATCTGATTGAGGGAATCATAGACCAAGTGAATGGAACAGTTTACGTCTCATGGGCACAACCGAGAGTACTAGGGATTCCACAGATCAAGGCTTTGAGAGATCAATTGGACAGCTGGGTCGACAAAGTTCACACCACTTTGCTATCTGTTGAAGCCGAGACACCAGATCTTGTTGCAGCGTAA
- the LOC104724836 gene encoding F-box/kelch-repeat protein At4g38940-like, whose protein sequence is MDLLCGVPLSKRPSPIASLPDEIVVDIIARVSRSYYPAISLVSRRFRSIIASPELYMRRSLLRCAEHCLYALLYNPKTCDYRWYVLRRNGFVLIPCLPPMPAHGNFVAVGSKIYVLGGVYDSNATSSVLIIDCASHTVQPLDDTVAGIPKPMDDTVAGTINGKIYVIGVKIGQLWSGCVVMEGKIYMRDSLNSFVYEPQERKWEMEEMLNSKKWEYACVVDDMLYYYDCRKNKLRVYDTKHKCWGVVRGVERTSGEPEPSRLSLPKSLWWSYTMSCGEKLVVFLPKEKDRTKTTGIWCAEIALERRQGGEIWGKVERCDAVINGDFFFVRCLAVMV, encoded by the exons atGGATTTGTTGTGCGGCGTTCCTCTCTCGAAACGACCATCTCCAATTGCGTCACTTCCAGATGAAATCGTCGTGGATATAATAGCGCGTGTATCAAGATCCTATTACCCAGCAATCTCTCTCGTTTCCAGACGTTTTCGATCAATCATAGCGTCTCCTGAGCTATACATGAGACGATCATTGTTACGCTGTGCCGAACACTGTCTCTATGCACTCCTCTACAACCCTAAAACCTGTGATTACCGTTGGTACGTCCTCCGCCGCAACGGCTTTGTACTTATCCCTTGTCTTCCTCCTATGCCTGCTCATGGAAACTTTGTTGCGGTTGGTTCCAAGATATATGTTTTGGGTGGTGTTTACGACTCCAATGCGACTTCGAGTGTCTTAATCATCGACTGTGCGTCTCACACGGTGCAGCCTTTGGATGATACGGTCGCTGGCATTCCCAAGCCTATGGATGATACGGTCGCTGGCACCATCAACGGGAAGATTTACGTGATTG GTGTGAAGATAGGTCAATTGTGGTCTGGTTGTGTGGTAATGGAGGGTAAGATTTACATGAGGGATTCTCTAAATAGCTTTGTTTACGAGCCACAGGAGAGGAAATGGGAAATGGAGGAGATGTTGAATTCTAAAAAGTGGGAGTATGCGTGTGTCGTTGATGATATGTTGTATTACTACGATTGTCGCAAGAACAAGTTAAGAGTGTATGATACAAAGCACAAGTGTTGGGGAGTGGTGAGAGGTGTGGAGAGAACGTCGGGTGAGCCTGAGCCGAGTCGTCTCAGTCTGCCAAAATCTTTATGGTGGTCATATACCATGAGTTGCGGTGAGAAACTGGTTGTGTTCTTGCCTAAAGAGAAAGACAGGACGAAGACAACAGGGATTTGGTGTGCGGAGATTGCACTCGAAAGACGCCAAGGAGGAGAGATTTGGGGTAAAGTTGAGCGGTGTGATGCTGTGATTAATGGTGATTTTTTCTTTGTGAGATGTTTAGCTGTTATGGTTTGA
- the LOC104724834 gene encoding subtilisin-like protease SBT5.6, giving the protein MNKLTCIFPLLFLIPLLASCAEKKQVYIVYFGEHKGDKALHEIEEHHHSYLHSVKESEEEARASLLYSYKHSINGFAAELTPDEASKLEKLAEVVSVFKSHPRKYEAHTTRSWEFVGLEEEETDDIDARPLKNDVDDRFRVGRKFLRKAKHGDGIIVGVLDSGVWPESRSFSDKGMGPIPKSWKGICQTGVAFNSSHCNRKIIGARYYVKGYEKYFGAFNVTANKDFLSPRDPDGHGSHTASTAVGRRVYGASALGGFAMGSASGGAPLSRLAVYKACWAKPNEEKVGGNVCLQEDMLAAIDDAIADGVHVISISIGTTDPLPFQQDGIAIGALHAIKRNIVVAASAGNSGPKAGTLSNPAPWIITVGASTLDRAFVGGLALGNGYTVKTESITAFKMDKFAPLVYAANVVVPGIALNDSSQCLPNSLKPELVAGKVVLCLRGAGPRIGKGIEVKRAGGAGMILGNAPANGNEIPSDSHFVATAAVTPTVVEKILDYIKTDKNPMAFIKPGKTVYKYTAAPLMTGFSSRGPNVVDPNILKPDITAPGLNILAAWSGADSPSKVSIDQRVADFNIYTGTSMSCPHVSGAIALLKAIHPKWSSAAIRSALMTTAWMTNDEKKPIQDTNGLPANPFALGSGHFRPTKAANPGLVYDASYRAYLLYGCSVNFTDIDPTFKCPSKIPPGYNLNYPSIAIPNLNRTVTVKRTVTNVGIGNSTSTYVFNANPPSGVSVEAIPNVLVFDRIGQKQRFKIVIKPRTDLVLNATEKGQYQFGWFSWADRDHVVRSPIAVSLA; this is encoded by the exons ATGAACAAGCTAACTTGTATCTtccctctcctctttctcatcCCCCTCTTAGCCTCATGTGCCGAAAAAAAACAG GTGTATATAGTCTATTTTGGAGAACATAAAGGTGATAAAGCCTTACATGAAATAGAAGAACATCATCATTCTTATCTTCACTCTGTTAAAGAATCCGAAGAAGAGGCTAGAGCATCGCTCTTGTATAGCTACAAACATAGCATCAATGGCTTCGCGGCTGAGCTAACCCCGGACGAAGCCTCTAAACTAGAaa aaTTGGCAGAGGTTGTTTCGGTATTCAAGAGCCATCCAAGAAAATATGAAGCACATACTACACGGTCATGGGAGTTTGTAGgattggaggaggaggaaaccGATGACATTGATGCACGACCTCTAAAAAACGATGTAGATGATCGGTTTCGTGTCGGGAGAAAGTTTTTAAGGAAGGCCAAACATGGTGATGGTATCATCGTCGGTGTTCTCGACAGTG gtgTGTGGCCAGAATCAAGGAGTTTCAGTGACAAAGGAATGGGACCTATTCCAAAGTCATGGAAAGGAATCTGCCAAACCGGAGTTGCCTTTAACTCTTCTCACTGTAACCG GAAAATTATTGGAGCGAGGTATTACGTGAAAGGATACGAAAAGTATTTCGGAGCGTTCAACGTTACAGCAAACAAAGACTTCTTGTCACCACGCGATCCCGACGGACATGGATCCCATACAGCCTCTACTGCCGTTGGTCGTCGGGTCTACGGTGCATCAGCACTCGGCGGTTTTGCAATGGGCTCGGCCTCGGGTGGTGCACCATTATCTCGTCTAGCTGTTTACAAAGCTTGTTGGGCCAAGCCCAACGAGGAAAAAGTTGGTGGAAATGTCTGTTTACAAGAAGACATGCTTGCCGCGATCGATGACGCGATCGCTGATGGTGTTCACGTAATCAGCATTTCGATCGGAACGACCGATCCTTTGCCGTTTCAACAAGACGGAATTGCGATTGGAGCGTTGCATGCCATTAAAAGGAATATTGTGGTTGCGGCTAGCGCTGGGAACTCAGGGCCAAAGGCTGGGACTTTGTCGAATCCGGCACCGTGGATTATCACCGTTGGAGCTAGTACTCTTGATCGGGCTTTTGTTGGCGGCCTTGCTCTTGGTAATGGCTACACAGTCAAG ACGGAGTCGATAACGGCAtttaaaatggacaaatttgcGCCTCTTGTTTACGCTGCTAACGTGGTTGTTCCCGGCATTGCACTGAACGATTCATC gCAATGTCTACCGAATTCACTAAAACCGGAGCTTGTGGCTGGTAAAGTGGTATTATGTTTAAGAGGAGCCGGTCCAAGAATCGGTAAAGGTATAGAGGTAAAACGAGCCGGAGGAGCCGGTATGATTCTTGGAAATGCCCCGGCTAACGGTAATGAAATTCCGTCGGATTCTCACTTTGTTGCGACTGCCGCTGTTACCCCAACCGTGGTCGAGAAAATTCTAGACTATATCAAAACCGATAAAAACCCGATGGCTTTTATTAAACCGGGGAAAACGGTTTACAAATACACAGCAGCTCCTTTGATGACCGGTTTTTCTAGCCGTGGTCCAAACGTGGTAGATCCCAACATTTTAAAG CCGGATATTACTGCACCTGGACTGAACATACTGGCTGCATGGAGTGGAGCAGATTCACCAAGCAAAGTGTCAATAGATCAAAGAGTTGcagattttaatatttacacagggacttcAATGTCTTGTCCTCATGTTTCTGGTGCAATTGCTCTTCTCAAAGCCATTCATCCCAAATGGAGCAGTGCTGCTATAAGATCTGCTCTTATGACCACTg cTTGGATGACTAACGACGAGAAGAAACCAATCCAAGACACTAATGGTTTACCTGCAAACCCATTTGCACTTGGGTCAGGACATTTCAGACCAACCAAAGCTGCGAATCCTGGTTTAGTCTACGATGCATCATACCGAGCTTACCTTCTCTATGGCTGCTCGGTTAATTTCACCGATATTGACCCGACATTCAAATGTCCTAGTAAAATCCCACCCGGTTACAATCTCAACTACCCATCGATCGCGATCCCGAATCTAAACAGGACAGTGACCGTTAAAAGAACGGTTACAAATGTTGGAATTGGTAACTCAACAAGCACATACGTATTCAACGCTAACCCGCCATCAGGTGTTTCGGTTGAGGCTATACCGAATGTGTTGGTCTTTGACCGGATTGGTCAGAAGCAGCGGTTTAAGATCGTGATTAAACCACGGACGGACCTGGTGTTGAATGCGACTGAAAAGGGTCAATACCAATTTGGATGGTTTAGTTGGGCAGATAGGGACCATGTTGTGAGGAGTCCAATTGCTGTTTccttagcttga